The following are encoded in a window of Saccharothrix longispora genomic DNA:
- the whiA gene encoding DNA-binding protein WhiA: protein MAMTSAVKDELSRLAVSKTCCRRAEVASLLRFAGGLHIVGGRVVVEAELDLGSTARRLRREIHELYGHQSDVFTITSSGLRKGTRFVVRVVKDGEGLARQTGLLDPRGRPVRGLPAPVVSGGVCDAEAAWRGAFLAHGSLTEPGRSSSMEVTCPGPEAALALVGAARRMGIGSKSREVRGAERVVIRDGDAIGAMLTRLGAHDSVLAWEERRMRREVRATANRLANFDDANLRRSARAAVAAAARVQRALEILGAEAPDHLAAAGALRLAHRQASLEELGQLSDPQMTKDAVAGRIRRLLAMADKRAKELGMPDTESAVTADMLEAEV from the coding sequence GTGGCGATGACGTCTGCGGTCAAGGACGAGCTGAGCAGGCTGGCCGTCTCCAAGACCTGCTGCCGCCGCGCGGAGGTCGCGTCGCTGCTGCGCTTCGCGGGCGGCCTGCACATCGTGGGCGGCCGGGTCGTCGTGGAGGCGGAGCTGGACCTGGGCTCGACGGCCCGACGGCTGCGCCGGGAGATCCACGAGCTGTACGGGCACCAGTCCGACGTCTTCACGATCACCTCCAGCGGCCTGCGCAAGGGCACCCGGTTCGTGGTGCGCGTGGTCAAGGACGGGGAGGGCCTGGCCCGCCAGACGGGCCTGCTGGACCCGCGCGGCCGGCCGGTGCGCGGCCTGCCCGCCCCCGTCGTGTCCGGCGGGGTGTGCGACGCGGAGGCGGCGTGGCGCGGCGCGTTCCTGGCGCACGGCTCGCTCACCGAACCGGGCCGCTCCTCCTCGATGGAGGTGACCTGCCCGGGGCCGGAGGCGGCGCTGGCGCTGGTCGGCGCGGCCCGCCGGATGGGCATCGGCTCGAAGTCGCGCGAGGTGCGCGGCGCGGAGCGCGTGGTGATAAGGGACGGCGACGCGATCGGCGCGATGCTGACCCGCCTGGGCGCGCACGACAGCGTGCTGGCCTGGGAGGAGCGGCGGATGCGCCGCGAGGTGCGCGCCACGGCCAACCGGCTGGCGAACTTCGACGACGCGAACCTGCGCCGCTCGGCCCGCGCCGCCGTCGCCGCCGCCGCCCGCGTGCAGCGCGCCCTGGAGATCCTCGGCGCCGAGGCGCCCGACCACCTGGCCGCGGCGGGCGCGCTGCGCCTGGCGCACCGGCAGGCGTCGCTGGAGGAGCTGGGCCAGCTGTCGGACCCGCAGATGACCAAGGACGCGGTCGCCGGCCGCATCCGCCGCCTGCTGGCGATGGCCGACAAGAGGGCCAAGGAACTGGGCATGCCCGACACCGAGTCGGCGGTCACCGCGGACATGCTCGAAGCCGAGGTCTGA
- a CDS encoding gluconeogenesis factor YvcK family protein, translated as MSPRAVALGGGRGLHVTLTALRRVTDDVTAVVTVADDGGSSGRLRRELGLLPPGDLRKAMVALASDDEAGAMWSALFQHRFGGTGALAGHAVGNLVLAGLLEQLGDPVAVLREAGRLLGVRGRVLPMCTEPLEIEADVTGLDEDADVPRRIRGQVAIATTPGRVQRIRLHGPGGPGEAPRGCPDAVEAVLGADVVLLGPGSWFTSVLPHLLVPELHDALVRTPARKVVVLNLVPQPGETAGFSPELHLDVLSEHAPRLRVDAVIADAGAVPVPDRLRRAAAALGAEAHLARIAREGTPDRHDPAALASSIRAALHGPADGTTGASSRTLSDDSETRGGEAPWR; from the coding sequence GTGAGCCCGAGAGCGGTGGCGCTGGGCGGTGGGCGCGGGCTGCACGTCACGCTCACCGCGCTGCGCCGGGTGACCGACGACGTGACGGCCGTGGTGACGGTCGCCGACGACGGCGGCTCCTCGGGGCGGCTGCGCCGGGAGCTGGGCCTGCTGCCGCCCGGCGACCTGCGCAAGGCGATGGTGGCGCTGGCCTCCGACGACGAGGCGGGCGCGATGTGGTCGGCCCTGTTCCAGCACCGGTTCGGCGGCACGGGCGCGCTCGCCGGGCACGCCGTGGGCAACCTCGTGCTGGCGGGCCTGCTGGAGCAGCTCGGCGACCCGGTCGCGGTGCTGCGCGAGGCGGGCAGGCTGCTCGGCGTGCGCGGGCGCGTGCTGCCGATGTGCACCGAGCCGCTGGAGATCGAGGCCGACGTCACCGGCCTGGACGAGGACGCCGACGTGCCGCGCCGCATCCGCGGGCAGGTCGCGATCGCCACCACGCCGGGCCGCGTGCAGCGCATCCGCCTGCACGGGCCGGGCGGTCCCGGCGAGGCGCCGCGCGGCTGCCCGGACGCCGTCGAGGCGGTGCTCGGCGCGGACGTGGTGCTGCTCGGACCGGGCTCGTGGTTCACCAGCGTGCTGCCGCACCTGCTGGTGCCGGAGCTGCACGACGCGCTCGTGCGCACCCCCGCGCGCAAGGTCGTCGTGCTCAACCTCGTCCCCCAACCGGGCGAAACAGCGGGCTTTTCCCCGGAGTTGCACCTGGACGTGCTCAGCGAGCACGCACCGCGGCTGCGGGTGGACGCGGTGATCGCCGACGCGGGCGCCGTGCCCGTGCCGGACCGGCTGCGCCGCGCCGCCGCAGCTCTCGGGGCCGAAGCGCACCTCGCGCGGATCGCCCGGGAGGGCACGCCGGACCGCCACGACCCGGCCGCGCTGGCGTCGAGCATCCGGGCGGCGTTGCACGGCCCCGCCGACGGGACCACCGGGGCGTCGAGTAGAACGCTGTCGGACGACAGCGAGACCAGGGGAGGCGAGGCACCGTGGCGATGA
- the rapZ gene encoding RNase adapter RapZ has translation MEVAVVTGLSGAGRSTAAKCLEDLGWFVVDNLPPELISTMVELGAQARGAITRVAVVMDVRSRAFTEDLAAVIKDLDARGYKPKVLFLEATDDVLIRRFESVRRGHPLQADGRLADGIEAERALLTPLREEADLVLDTSALSVHQLRAKIEDTFGTESATRTRVTVLSFGYKYGLPMDADLVMDVRFLPNPFWIPELREQTGLDGDVRNYVLTQEGADEFLDRYHELLRLIGAGYRREGKRYLTLAVGCTGGKHRSVAISEELAGRLAAEDGMAVKVVHRDLGRE, from the coding sequence ATCGAGGTAGCGGTGGTGACCGGCCTGTCGGGAGCGGGCCGCAGCACCGCCGCGAAGTGCCTGGAAGACCTGGGCTGGTTCGTGGTGGACAACCTGCCGCCCGAGCTGATCTCGACCATGGTGGAGCTGGGCGCGCAGGCCAGGGGGGCCATCACCAGGGTCGCGGTCGTCATGGACGTGCGCAGCCGCGCGTTCACCGAGGACCTCGCGGCGGTGATCAAGGACCTCGACGCCCGCGGCTACAAGCCGAAGGTGCTGTTCCTGGAGGCCACCGACGACGTGCTGATCCGCCGGTTCGAGTCGGTGCGCCGCGGCCACCCGCTCCAGGCCGACGGGCGCCTCGCGGACGGCATCGAGGCCGAGCGGGCACTGCTCACGCCGCTGCGCGAGGAAGCCGACCTGGTGCTCGACACCTCGGCCCTGTCGGTGCACCAGCTGCGCGCCAAGATCGAGGACACCTTCGGCACCGAGTCGGCGACCCGCACCCGCGTCACGGTGCTGTCGTTCGGCTACAAGTACGGCCTGCCGATGGACGCCGACCTGGTCATGGACGTCCGCTTCCTGCCCAACCCGTTCTGGATCCCCGAGCTGCGCGAGCAGACCGGCCTGGACGGCGACGTGCGCAACTACGTGCTCACGCAGGAGGGCGCGGACGAGTTCCTGGACCGCTACCACGAGCTGCTGCGGCTCATCGGCGCCGGCTACCGGCGCGAGGGCAAGCGGTACCTGACGCTGGCCGTGGGCTGCACGGGCGGCAAGCACCGCAGCGTCGCCATCTCCGAGGAGCTGGCGGGCCGGTTGGCCGCGGAGGACGGCATGGCCGTGAAGGTCGTGCACCGGGACCTGGGACGCGAGTGA
- the uvrC gene encoding excinuclease ABC subunit UvrC, with protein MADPSTYRPATGTIPEAPGVYRFRDASGRVVYVGKAKNLRQRLNSYFADITGLHPRTRQMVTTAAGVEWTVVGTEVEALQLEYNWIKEFDPRFNVRYRDDKSYPVLAVTLNEEFPRLHVYRGPRRKGVRYFGPYAHAWAIRETLDLLLRVFPARTCSAGVFKRHGQIGRPCLLGYIDKCSAPCVGRVSAGQHRDIVEDFCDFLAGRTDSLVRRLEREMTAAAEDLDFERAARLRDDQAALKRALEKQAVVLGDGTDADVVAFAQDELEVSVQVFHVRGGRVRGQRGWVVDKVDETGTAGLVDQFVTQFYGTQAESAEVGGVEAAPVPREVLVPELPDDAPAVERWLSDLRGAKVSLRVPQRGDKRALMETVERNAKEAFQQHKLRRAGDLTARSAALQELQEALGLDTAPLRIECTDISHVQGTDVVASLVVFEDGLARKSEYRRFAIREAAEEGDVASIAEVVRRRFQAYLKETASGGSNPGIDPETGRPRKFAYAPNLLVVDGAAPQAQAASDVLAELGITDVAVVGLAKRLEEVWVPGEPDPVILPRTSEALYLLQRVRDEAHRFAIAYHRQKRSKRMTVSALDDVPGLGQTRRAALLKHFGSVKKLGEASIEEIAAVPGVGRRTAEAVHATLGATPSGATPSGATRPDTAGTEDVGAADLQREHT; from the coding sequence GTGGCCGATCCGTCGACCTATCGCCCCGCGACAGGCACCATCCCCGAAGCCCCCGGCGTCTACAGGTTCCGCGACGCCAGTGGCCGGGTGGTCTACGTCGGCAAGGCCAAGAACCTGCGGCAGCGGCTGAACTCCTACTTCGCGGACATCACGGGCCTGCACCCGCGCACCCGCCAGATGGTGACGACCGCGGCGGGCGTCGAGTGGACCGTCGTCGGCACCGAGGTCGAGGCGCTCCAGCTGGAGTACAACTGGATCAAGGAGTTCGACCCGCGCTTCAACGTCCGCTACCGCGACGACAAGTCGTACCCGGTGCTCGCGGTGACGCTGAACGAGGAGTTCCCCCGACTGCACGTCTACCGCGGCCCGCGGCGCAAGGGCGTCCGCTACTTCGGTCCCTACGCGCACGCGTGGGCCATCCGCGAGACCCTCGACCTGCTGCTGCGCGTCTTCCCCGCCCGCACCTGCTCCGCCGGCGTGTTCAAGCGGCACGGCCAGATCGGCCGGCCCTGCCTGCTCGGCTACATCGACAAGTGCTCGGCGCCGTGCGTGGGCCGGGTCAGCGCCGGGCAGCACCGCGACATCGTCGAGGACTTCTGCGACTTCCTCGCCGGCCGCACCGATTCCCTGGTCCGCCGGCTGGAGCGCGAGATGACCGCCGCCGCCGAGGACCTGGACTTCGAGCGGGCCGCCCGGCTGCGCGACGACCAGGCCGCCCTCAAGCGGGCCCTGGAGAAGCAGGCCGTCGTCCTCGGCGACGGCACGGACGCCGACGTCGTCGCGTTCGCGCAGGACGAGCTGGAGGTGTCCGTGCAGGTGTTCCACGTGCGCGGCGGCCGGGTGCGCGGCCAGCGCGGCTGGGTGGTCGACAAGGTCGACGAGACCGGCACCGCGGGCCTGGTCGACCAGTTCGTCACCCAGTTCTACGGCACCCAGGCCGAGTCGGCCGAGGTCGGCGGCGTGGAGGCGGCGCCGGTGCCGCGCGAGGTGCTCGTGCCGGAGCTGCCCGACGACGCGCCCGCCGTGGAGCGGTGGCTGTCGGACCTGCGCGGCGCGAAGGTGTCGCTGCGCGTCCCGCAGCGCGGTGACAAGCGGGCGCTGATGGAGACCGTGGAGCGCAACGCCAAGGAGGCGTTCCAGCAGCACAAGCTGCGCCGCGCGGGCGACCTCACGGCCCGGTCCGCGGCCCTCCAGGAGCTCCAGGAGGCGCTGGGCCTCGACACGGCCCCGCTGCGCATCGAGTGCACCGACATCAGCCACGTGCAGGGCACCGACGTGGTCGCCTCGCTCGTGGTGTTCGAGGACGGCCTGGCCCGCAAGTCCGAGTACCGCCGCTTCGCGATCCGCGAGGCCGCGGAGGAGGGCGACGTCGCCTCCATCGCCGAGGTGGTGCGCCGCCGCTTCCAGGCGTACCTGAAGGAGACCGCGTCCGGCGGCTCGAACCCCGGCATCGACCCGGAGACCGGTCGCCCCCGCAAGTTCGCCTACGCGCCGAACCTGCTCGTCGTCGACGGCGCCGCGCCCCAGGCGCAGGCCGCGTCCGACGTGCTGGCCGAGCTGGGCATCACCGACGTGGCCGTGGTGGGCCTGGCCAAGCGGCTGGAGGAGGTGTGGGTGCCGGGCGAACCCGACCCGGTGATCCTGCCGCGCACCAGTGAGGCCCTCTACCTGCTGCAACGCGTGCGCGACGAGGCGCACCGGTTCGCCATCGCCTACCACCGGCAGAAGCGGTCCAAGCGGATGACGGTGTCGGCCCTGGACGACGTGCCGGGGTTGGGGCAGACGCGCCGGGCCGCGCTGCTCAAGCACTTCGGCTCGGTGAAGAAGCTCGGTGAGGCGAGCATCGAGGAGATCGCCGCGGTGCCCGGAGTGGGCCGGCGCACCGCGGAGGCCGTGCACGCGACGCTGGGCGCGACCCCGTCGGGCGCGACCCCGTCGGGCGCGACCCGGCCGGACACGGCCGGCACCGAAGACGTCGGCGCAGCCGACCTTCAGAGGGAGCACACGTGA
- a CDS encoding Rieske (2Fe-2S) protein — protein MSSVEQAGLSRRSMLCGVLVALAVPGGLAACGGGEPASTGGATTGGGTTGGAGTPTGAAGGGQASIIALADVPDGGGAIAGNPATSKPLVIVRTGDAVTAYDAACPHQGTAVAPPENGVMTCPAHGSRFNASDGAVTKGPATTGLTAVPVTVRDGQVVLA, from the coding sequence GTGAGTTCCGTGGAGCAAGCAGGGCTGTCCCGTCGCTCGATGCTGTGCGGCGTGCTGGTCGCGCTCGCCGTGCCCGGCGGGCTGGCCGCGTGCGGCGGCGGCGAGCCCGCGTCGACCGGCGGCGCCACCACCGGCGGCGGCACCACGGGTGGCGCGGGCACCCCGACCGGTGCCGCCGGGGGCGGGCAGGCGAGCATCATCGCCCTGGCCGACGTGCCCGACGGCGGCGGCGCGATCGCCGGCAACCCGGCGACCAGCAAGCCGCTCGTCATCGTCCGCACCGGCGACGCGGTCACCGCCTACGACGCCGCCTGCCCCCACCAGGGCACCGCCGTGGCCCCGCCGGAGAACGGCGTGATGACCTGCCCGGCCCACGGCAGCCGGTTCAACGCCTCCGACGGCGCGGTCACCAAGGGCCCGGCGACCACGGGCCTCACCGCGGTGCCCGTCACCGTCCGGGACGGCCAGGTCGTCCTCGCCTGA
- a CDS encoding Rieske (2Fe-2S) protein codes for MDRRTLLCGLLALTACGTGGATRRPGAGSARPGDRVAALADVPVGSGALVDVGADGRLLLVRPSESEVRAFDPACPHQGTAVNPPTAGVITCPTHRSAFDPSSGAVLSGPSPKGLAEVAVTVSGGDVLLA; via the coding sequence GTGGACCGACGGACGCTGCTGTGCGGACTGCTCGCCCTGACCGCCTGCGGCACCGGGGGAGCGACCCGCCGCCCCGGTGCCGGCTCCGCCCGGCCGGGTGACCGCGTCGCCGCGCTCGCCGACGTGCCCGTGGGCTCCGGCGCCCTGGTCGACGTCGGCGCTGATGGCCGGTTGCTGCTGGTCAGGCCGTCGGAGTCGGAGGTGCGCGCGTTCGACCCGGCGTGCCCGCACCAGGGCACCGCGGTCAACCCGCCGACGGCGGGCGTGATCACCTGCCCGACGCACCGCAGCGCGTTCGACCCGTCGTCCGGCGCCGTGCTGTCCGGCCCGTCGCCGAAGGGCCTGGCCGAGGTCGCGGTCACCGTGTCCGGCGGCGACGTGCTGCTCGCCTGA